A single region of the Halorubrum depositum genome encodes:
- a CDS encoding lamin tail domain-containing protein — MTSSRELSRVLLVVCLVALAGCAGASLGDPTTTDATPTDQSSDNGSDVPTANGSLEVHYINVGQSVSTLVVGPDGETMLVDTGHYNDDGEHVLDYLRRHDVERIDRLVTSHNDADHIGGNAAIIDYYETEADGIGAVYDPGIAASTRTYGEYLDAVEEHDVTLYETREGDAIPFGEVTVDVLGPPEPYLENEARNENSVVLKLTHGETSFVLSGDAEDDQEAYLVDAYGEELRATVLKAGHHGSSSSSSGAFVDAVDPRVAVVSSAYGSQYGHPHEEVLERFADRSIPTYWTATHGDVVFVSDGANVSVRTQRDAPTDPLSLRDGDPVEPGAGGDAVERAQITGDGAVAVTDGGDGSDGDGTDGTDGSGGSDDETGSDSNGTLAVAAINADAAGDDRENLNDEYVVFENAGAETLDLSGWTVEDEAGKRYAVPDGVTLAPGETLTLRTGSGTDTDDDLYWGAGSPVWNNGGDTVTVENATGDRVLAESYE, encoded by the coding sequence ATGACATCTTCTCGGGAGCTGTCCCGTGTGCTTCTCGTCGTGTGTCTCGTCGCTCTCGCGGGTTGCGCGGGCGCGTCCCTCGGTGACCCGACGACCACCGACGCGACGCCCACTGACCAGTCTTCCGATAACGGGTCGGACGTCCCGACGGCCAACGGCTCGCTCGAAGTCCACTACATCAACGTCGGCCAGTCAGTGAGCACGCTCGTCGTCGGACCGGACGGCGAGACGATGCTCGTCGACACGGGCCACTACAACGACGACGGCGAGCACGTGCTCGACTACCTCCGACGACACGACGTCGAGCGGATCGACCGCCTCGTGACCTCGCACAACGACGCGGACCACATCGGCGGGAACGCCGCGATCATCGACTACTACGAGACGGAGGCCGACGGGATCGGCGCCGTCTACGACCCGGGGATCGCGGCGAGCACGCGGACGTACGGAGAGTACCTCGACGCGGTCGAGGAGCACGACGTGACGCTGTACGAGACCCGCGAGGGCGACGCGATCCCCTTCGGCGAGGTCACGGTCGACGTGCTCGGTCCCCCGGAGCCGTACCTCGAGAACGAGGCCCGCAACGAGAACAGCGTCGTGCTCAAGCTCACCCACGGTGAGACGAGCTTCGTGCTGTCCGGCGACGCCGAGGACGACCAGGAGGCGTACCTCGTCGACGCGTACGGCGAGGAGCTCCGGGCGACCGTGCTGAAAGCCGGCCACCACGGGTCGAGCAGCTCCTCGAGCGGGGCGTTCGTCGACGCGGTCGACCCGAGAGTCGCGGTCGTCTCGAGCGCCTACGGCTCGCAGTACGGCCACCCGCACGAGGAGGTGCTCGAACGCTTCGCCGACCGTTCGATCCCGACCTACTGGACGGCGACGCACGGCGACGTCGTCTTCGTCAGCGACGGCGCGAACGTCTCGGTGCGGACGCAGCGCGACGCGCCGACGGACCCGCTGTCGCTCCGCGACGGCGACCCGGTCGAGCCCGGAGCGGGCGGCGACGCGGTGGAACGGGCTCAGATAACCGGTGACGGAGCCGTCGCCGTCACCGACGGGGGCGACGGTTCAGACGGCGACGGTACGGACGGCACAGACGGCTCGGGCGGGAGCGACGACGAGACCGGCTCCGATTCGAACGGCACGCTCGCGGTCGCGGCGATCAACGCGGACGCCGCGGGCGACGACCGAGAGAACCTCAACGACGAGTACGTCGTCTTCGAGAACGCGGGGGCGGAGACGCTCGACCTGTCGGGGTGGACCGTCGAGGACGAGGCCGGGAAACGCTACGCGGTGCCGGACGGCGTGACGCTCGCCCCGGGCGAGACGCTGACGCTCAGGACGGGAAGTGGGACCGACACCGACGACGACCTCTACTGGGGCGCCGGCTCGCCGGTCTGGAACAACGGCGGCGACACCGTGACCGTCGAAAACGCTACGGGGGACCGCGTCCTTGCGGAGTCGTACGAATGA
- a CDS encoding ATP-binding protein encodes MAEQETIHVADVSEGIGGDATADPGTPVELPVVDVLTGRSFITGKSGSGKSNTASVVIENLLDNGFPVMIVDTDGEYYGLKEEYEILHAGADDECDIVVSPEHAEKLANLALEQNVPIILDVSGYLEEETANELLLEVVKQLFAKEKRMKKPFLLVVEECHEYIPEGGGMDETGKMLIKVGKRGRKHGLGIVGISQRPADVKKDFITQCDWLCWHRLTWDNDTKVVGRILGSKYASAVEDLGDGEAFLMTDWDESIRRIQFHRKETFDAGATPGLDDFERPELKSVSSDLVGELQSISDEEERRESEIADLRQELDKRDQRIAELERELGEARDLSSMADQFAQALLGKAEAPYREGGASVAGNGRSAPDGGSGGTGGGAGESDGDDDQSVLKSYDEAVAATVDGDEAADADTDTDETAADAGDADDADTAAAGDPEADDAPPDDVEPVTRADVAESALRFDDAVELGTREAVIEELRGRIEALPELSRGMLRHYRREGVSDPVAAHIDAGGDGDSGHAYSRHRPVRRAGLIRHAGRGHYAYAVPDLIREAYADRLDEESVREIVRAVETAFVPPAERSYPPDADPTEVDVGVGDDPAETASDDEGVSAREGLDAGGDVADDDGGAVDSDGDDRDATGSTDRRTSALSDAARRLAERGRTADE; translated from the coding sequence ATGGCCGAGCAGGAGACGATCCACGTCGCGGACGTCAGCGAGGGGATCGGCGGCGACGCGACGGCGGATCCGGGCACCCCGGTCGAGCTCCCGGTGGTCGACGTGCTCACCGGCCGCTCGTTTATCACGGGAAAGAGCGGGTCCGGCAAGAGTAACACGGCCTCCGTCGTCATCGAGAACCTCCTCGACAACGGGTTCCCGGTGATGATCGTCGACACCGACGGGGAGTACTACGGCCTCAAAGAGGAGTACGAGATCCTCCACGCCGGCGCCGACGACGAGTGCGACATCGTCGTCTCCCCCGAACACGCCGAGAAGCTCGCCAATCTGGCCTTGGAGCAGAACGTCCCGATCATCCTCGACGTCTCCGGCTACTTAGAGGAGGAGACCGCGAACGAGCTCCTCCTGGAGGTCGTCAAGCAGCTGTTTGCGAAGGAGAAGCGCATGAAGAAGCCCTTCCTGCTCGTCGTCGAGGAGTGCCACGAGTACATCCCCGAGGGCGGCGGGATGGACGAGACGGGCAAGATGCTGATCAAGGTCGGCAAGCGCGGCCGGAAACACGGGCTCGGCATCGTCGGGATCAGCCAGCGCCCGGCCGACGTCAAGAAGGATTTCATCACGCAGTGCGACTGGCTCTGCTGGCACCGGCTCACCTGGGACAACGACACGAAGGTCGTCGGGCGCATCCTCGGCTCCAAGTACGCCAGCGCGGTCGAGGACCTCGGCGACGGCGAGGCGTTCCTGATGACCGACTGGGACGAGTCGATCCGCCGGATCCAGTTTCACCGCAAGGAGACGTTCGACGCGGGCGCGACCCCCGGGCTCGACGACTTCGAGCGCCCGGAGCTCAAGTCGGTCTCCAGCGACCTCGTCGGCGAGCTCCAGTCGATCTCCGACGAGGAGGAGCGACGAGAGTCCGAGATCGCCGACCTCCGCCAGGAGCTCGACAAGCGGGACCAGCGGATCGCCGAGCTCGAACGCGAGCTGGGGGAGGCGCGCGACCTGAGCAGCATGGCCGACCAGTTCGCCCAGGCGCTCCTCGGGAAGGCTGAGGCGCCCTACCGCGAAGGCGGGGCGTCCGTGGCCGGGAACGGGCGATCCGCGCCCGACGGCGGGAGCGGTGGCACCGGGGGCGGTGCCGGCGAGAGCGACGGCGACGACGACCAGTCCGTCCTCAAGTCGTACGACGAGGCGGTCGCGGCGACCGTGGACGGCGACGAGGCGGCGGACGCCGACACCGACACGGACGAGACCGCGGCGGACGCCGGCGACGCCGACGACGCTGACACGGCCGCCGCCGGCGACCCCGAGGCCGACGACGCGCCGCCCGACGACGTCGAGCCCGTGACGCGCGCGGACGTCGCCGAGAGCGCGCTCCGCTTCGACGACGCCGTCGAGCTCGGCACCCGAGAGGCCGTCATCGAGGAGCTCCGCGGCCGGATCGAGGCGCTCCCGGAGCTGTCGCGCGGGATGCTCCGCCACTACCGCCGCGAGGGCGTCAGCGACCCCGTCGCCGCCCACATCGACGCCGGCGGCGACGGCGACTCCGGGCACGCCTACAGCCGCCATCGTCCGGTCCGGCGGGCGGGGCTGATCCGCCACGCCGGCCGCGGCCACTACGCCTACGCCGTCCCCGACCTGATCCGCGAGGCGTACGCCGACCGGCTCGACGAGGAGAGCGTCCGCGAGATCGTCCGCGCCGTTGAGACCGCCTTCGTCCCGCCGGCCGAGCGGAGCTACCCCCCGGACGCGGACCCGACCGAGGTCGACGTCGGCGTCGGCGACGACCCGGCGGAGACCGCTTCCGACGACGAGGGCGTATCGGCCCGCGAGGGGCTCGACGCCGGCGGCGACGTCGCCGACGACGACGGTGGTGCCGTCGACTCCGACGGCGACGATCGAGACGCCACGGGGAGCACGGACCGACGGACGAGCGCCCTGAGCGACGCCGCACGCCGCCTCGCGGAGCGCGGTCGCACCGCCGACGAGTGA
- a CDS encoding acetamidase/formamidase family protein has translation MSREVISHRDSHVYEFAPEMDPVYEAADGESLTIETIDSLNGAIRTDDDLLDAIPEEVNAATGPIAVEGASPGDVLTVEIEDVRVAEDRGRVLTAPGFGLLQDDPDIEHPATRITEVDAAGDVDAAGNDGTGGGRIEFEGVDVSIDPVIGTIGVATAEEPVSTLTPDDHGGNLDTTDMTTGTTAYFPVFQEGAMLAMGDSKAAMADGEMCGTGAEIATEIDVTLSVIESPEVPLDRPLVDTGDAVKAIASAETMEAAVELANRDVVRLLANEHGFSRTEAYLFSSLVGGLEVSQVVDPQVTARNAVPSEHLSVPF, from the coding sequence ATGTCACGCGAAGTGATCTCCCACCGCGACAGCCACGTTTACGAGTTCGCTCCGGAGATGGACCCCGTCTACGAGGCGGCCGACGGCGAGTCGCTCACGATCGAGACGATCGACAGCCTGAACGGCGCGATCCGGACCGACGACGACCTGCTGGACGCGATCCCGGAGGAGGTGAACGCCGCGACCGGCCCGATCGCCGTCGAGGGAGCGAGCCCCGGCGACGTGCTCACGGTCGAGATCGAGGACGTGCGCGTCGCCGAGGACCGCGGGCGAGTCCTCACGGCGCCCGGGTTCGGGCTCCTGCAAGACGATCCCGACATCGAACACCCGGCGACGCGGATCACCGAGGTCGACGCCGCGGGCGACGTGGACGCCGCGGGCAACGACGGCACGGGCGGCGGCCGGATCGAGTTCGAGGGGGTCGACGTCTCGATCGATCCCGTGATCGGGACGATCGGGGTCGCCACCGCAGAGGAGCCGGTGTCGACGCTGACGCCGGACGACCACGGCGGCAACCTCGACACGACCGACATGACGACGGGGACGACCGCGTACTTCCCCGTCTTCCAGGAGGGCGCGATGCTCGCGATGGGCGACTCGAAGGCCGCGATGGCCGACGGCGAGATGTGCGGGACCGGCGCGGAGATCGCCACCGAGATCGACGTGACGCTCTCCGTGATCGAATCTCCCGAGGTCCCGCTCGACCGGCCCCTCGTCGACACCGGCGACGCGGTCAAGGCGATCGCGAGCGCCGAGACGATGGAGGCGGCGGTCGAACTCGCGAACCGCGACGTCGTGCGGCTGCTGGCGAACGAGCACGGCTTCTCCCGGACGGAGGCGTACCTGTTCTCCAGTCTCGTCGGCGGCCTGGAGGTCAGTCAGGTGGTCGACCCGCAGGTGACTGCGCGGAACGCGGTGCCGAGCGAGCACCTCTCCGTCCCGTTCTGA
- a CDS encoding DUF5518 domain-containing protein: MDTDNTYLNALIGAVATILLSFTGISPILGGALAGYLEGGESIDGLRVGAISGAIASLPVFGVLFLVLLVIPVAPEPGVVIGSGVLVLVVIALVFAYTMALSAVGGLIGAYVKREL, encoded by the coding sequence ATGGACACCGACAACACCTATCTCAACGCGCTCATCGGCGCGGTCGCGACGATCCTGCTCTCGTTCACAGGTATCTCGCCCATACTCGGCGGCGCGCTCGCGGGGTACCTCGAGGGCGGCGAGTCGATCGACGGCCTCCGGGTCGGTGCGATCTCCGGGGCGATAGCGTCGCTCCCCGTTTTCGGGGTCCTGTTCCTGGTCCTGTTGGTGATACCGGTCGCCCCGGAACCCGGCGTCGTGATCGGTAGCGGCGTGCTGGTACTCGTGGTCATCGCGCTCGTGTTCGCCTACACGATGGCCCTCAGCGCCGTTGGCGGGCTTATCGGGGCGTACGTAAAGCGAGAGCTGTAG
- a CDS encoding DUF7351 domain-containing protein gives MDRNRFTPDLELDRLSPDEAFATLGNEIRLDIIRVLWRAGATYEYDDGSDAVETVPYSELQTEIDIDDNGKFNYHLAKLSPHFVRWTDDGYRLSSAGKQIARTVIAVSGSESLEFSEELDESCPLCGAAVAITYEDQWLRVRCTECYGLFGDQAPAGTLFLTSYPAAGLTTRDSEQALATGLYRCALDITYLMYGICRECAGQISSSMTVCDVHEMKDGQSCPTCGTPFPVWADMQCGTCGFAKRLPVEMFATGLVLATELTGNPELDIDSPTVREAIQLLQHSVETDVSTEPLRVSLRIEVETTAFTLTLDDEMNIVEFGREPRTDSVVS, from the coding sequence ATGGATCGGAATAGATTCACTCCCGATCTCGAACTTGACCGGCTTTCCCCGGACGAAGCCTTCGCCACTTTGGGGAACGAAATACGGCTAGATATCATCCGGGTGCTCTGGCGGGCAGGTGCCACCTACGAATACGACGACGGCTCTGACGCCGTCGAGACGGTGCCGTACTCTGAGTTGCAAACCGAGATCGATATCGACGATAACGGGAAGTTCAACTACCACCTCGCGAAACTCTCTCCCCATTTCGTCCGATGGACCGACGACGGATACCGGTTGAGCAGTGCGGGTAAGCAGATCGCCAGAACGGTGATCGCCGTTTCCGGGTCGGAGTCCCTCGAGTTCTCCGAGGAACTCGATGAAAGTTGCCCGTTATGCGGGGCAGCCGTTGCGATCACCTACGAGGATCAATGGCTCCGAGTCAGGTGTACTGAGTGTTACGGACTGTTCGGCGATCAGGCACCGGCTGGGACGCTTTTCCTCACGAGCTATCCAGCGGCAGGTCTGACGACCCGTGACTCTGAGCAAGCACTCGCAACCGGACTCTATCGGTGTGCTCTGGACATAACCTATTTGATGTACGGCATCTGCCGTGAGTGTGCAGGGCAGATCTCCTCGTCGATGACGGTCTGTGACGTGCACGAAATGAAGGATGGTCAGTCCTGCCCCACTTGTGGAACACCGTTCCCGGTTTGGGCGGACATGCAGTGTGGTACCTGTGGGTTCGCCAAGCGGTTACCGGTCGAGATGTTCGCGACCGGTCTCGTCTTGGCGACCGAACTGACCGGCAATCCCGAGCTGGACATCGACTCACCGACGGTCCGAGAGGCCATTCAACTGCTTCAGCACAGCGTTGAGACCGACGTTTCAACGGAGCCTCTCCGCGTATCACTTCGTATTGAGGTCGAGACGACGGCGTTCACTCTCACGTTGGACGACGAGATGAATATCGTCGAGTTCGGCCGAGAACCGCGGACTGACAGCGTCGTTTCGTGA
- a CDS encoding DUF3006 domain-containing protein, translating to MTPLDLSDGAYTAVVDSIEDGLATVFFERDDDEVGNAVVDADRLPEAGRHADAILDVEIEDGSIATATYDPERTETRSEAAQDRFDRLSNRPPSDDRE from the coding sequence ATGACCCCACTGGACCTCTCCGACGGCGCGTACACGGCGGTCGTCGACTCGATCGAAGACGGGCTCGCGACGGTCTTCTTCGAGCGCGACGACGACGAGGTCGGAAACGCCGTCGTCGACGCCGACCGACTCCCCGAGGCCGGGCGACACGCGGACGCGATCTTGGACGTCGAGATCGAGGACGGATCGATCGCGACCGCCACGTACGATCCCGAACGCACCGAGACCCGTTCCGAAGCCGCGCAAGACCGGTTCGACCGGTTATCGAACCGACCGCCGAGCGACGATCGGGAGTAG